A window of Phyllopteryx taeniolatus isolate TA_2022b chromosome 19, UOR_Ptae_1.2, whole genome shotgun sequence contains these coding sequences:
- the LOC133469541 gene encoding arf-GAP with dual PH domain-containing protein 1-like isoform X2, with product MLREQWIRAKYERNEFEFIEKQEPYTAGYREGFLWKRGRDNGQFLSRKFVLSEREGALKYFNKQDARDPKAVMKIETLNATFQPAKIGNPCGLQITYLKDNSTRNIFVYHSDAKEMVDWFNAIRAARFHYLQVAFPGASNEELVPKLTRNFTKEGFMEKTGPKHTEGFKKRWFTMDDRRLMYFKDPLDAYARGEVFIGSKENSYTVLPGLPPTIQGHHWNHGITIVTPDRKFVFACETEAEQRDWIAAFQRVINRPMRPQEYAVEAHFKHKP from the exons GATACCGTGAGGGGTTTCTATGGAAACGAGGACGAGACAACGGTCAGTTTCTCAGCCGAAAGTTCGTCCTGTCCGAGAGGGAGGGGGCCCTCAAATACTTCAACAAGCAAGAT GCCAGGGATCCCAAGGCAGTTATGAAAATCGAAACCCTCAATGCCACCTTCCAACCGGCCAAGATTGGCAACCCCTGCGGCCTGCAGATTACCTACCTGAAAGACAACAGCACAAGGAACATCTTTGTCTACCACAGTGATGCTAAG GAGATGGTCGATTGGTTCAATGCAATCAGAGCGGCCAGGTTCCACTACCTGCAAGTGGCCTTCCCTGGAGCGAGTAATGAGGAG cTGGTGCCAAAATTGACCCGAAACTTCACGAAGGAAGGCTTCATGGAGAAAACAGGTCCAAAG CACACAGAGGGCTTTAAGAAGAGGTGGTTCACAATGGACGACAGACGACTGATGTATTTTAAAGATCCTTTG GACGCCTACGCTCGCGGCGAAGTGTTCATCGGCAGTAAAGAGAACAGTTACACCGTTCTCCCTGGCCTGCCCCCAACCATCCAGGGCCATCACTGGAATCACGGCATCACCATCGTCACACCGGACAGGAAGTTCGTGTTTGCCTGCGAGACTGAGGCCGAGCAACGAGACTGGATCGCAGCCTTCCAGAGGGTTATCAATCGACCGATGAGGCCGCAGGAATACGCAG tGGAGgctcattttaaacacaaacccTGA